In the Advenella kashmirensis WT001 genome, one interval contains:
- a CDS encoding YfbU family protein: MTMWRNIEEACSNLSDHEINELVAGIPEQRSITFQGFDAGEEPEFLFIALFMIEKLELFREFDYRDINSRTPTIDDYRAMHKAFDTISSQRKRSHLTLKEVTGILNA, translated from the coding sequence TTGACCATGTGGCGCAATATCGAAGAAGCTTGCAGTAACCTGTCTGATCATGAAATAAATGAATTGGTTGCCGGAATCCCAGAGCAGAGAAGTATCACCTTCCAAGGGTTTGATGCGGGGGAAGAACCTGAGTTCCTTTTCATCGCGTTATTCATGATCGAGAAATTAGAGCTTTTCAGAGAATTCGACTATCGTGACATCAATTCGCGAACACCAACAATAGATGATTATCGAGCGATGCATAAAGCCTTCGATACAATATCGAGTCAACGAAAAAGAAGTCACTTGACCCTGAAAGAAGTGACTGGGATATTGAATGCTTAG
- a CDS encoding glycosyltransferase has product MSDSQPLLDASKDQPAFIRSETFPVGEGDLLKIRAIAIDADEAVNERALVCTIRFFDGQGALIEQTYEGVSKSAVYGSYVYVASKRDNEATPWIKEVIVAPDGARSLEIRLYPWKTSPEIKVVGAIECLDIRRIPTDEISWNLSAKESRSETYEVLPFWRSLFSFDVLRKKALKQDGIRIEIRFLGRDANPLEVNSVVSSSIVGMVDAAGKDVLVVTPVAQKCEYQDYERLIALIQLVPPGAAVSAVVTLANDDEIYSVRVSQRIFAFETLIESRLAADSGALIVQAAKLPDDLGQLSFAKLAEKRPDDFAVFDATLEYYLARGNIKKITATANNILNRFQDASLCMKARNALALVKETMPSWRPCVSRIERGPETRKKDEFQPKVGHLLRYIDIENNDTTSDLGWDLVSIQKTLDGNWPFVVLPLGYPEKGEQGLPWERRVHENIACYYLNCLSVEQLQPIPVTAQLNFAAVLAADIFANEGAELIHVQEGERGYDLALVGLAIASAMRIPLVYQKLDAGVNATSFSAPTHSLSQARTKRDHQCMLDADAIIVTSEAQRSSLADIGIAAEKMFVWPDDGYATAADDDADAQNTKIADMCRVAYAYAQSACRKKYGY; this is encoded by the coding sequence ATGTCTGATAGCCAACCGTTGTTAGATGCAAGTAAGGACCAGCCCGCATTTATTAGATCAGAGACCTTCCCCGTGGGCGAAGGCGATCTGTTAAAGATACGTGCGATAGCTATCGATGCCGATGAAGCTGTCAATGAGCGTGCACTGGTCTGTACGATCCGCTTTTTCGACGGTCAGGGTGCGCTTATTGAGCAAACTTATGAAGGCGTTTCAAAGTCAGCGGTTTATGGCAGTTACGTTTATGTAGCTTCAAAGCGAGATAACGAAGCCACACCCTGGATTAAGGAAGTGATCGTTGCACCTGATGGGGCTCGTTCGCTCGAAATCAGACTGTATCCCTGGAAAACGTCACCAGAAATAAAAGTTGTAGGTGCTATCGAATGCTTGGACATCCGCCGCATACCGACAGATGAGATCAGTTGGAATTTGAGTGCAAAAGAATCCAGGTCGGAGACGTATGAAGTCCTGCCCTTCTGGCGGAGCTTATTCTCTTTTGACGTGTTAAGGAAAAAGGCACTGAAGCAGGATGGTATTCGGATCGAAATCAGGTTTCTCGGGCGCGATGCTAATCCATTGGAGGTCAACAGTGTAGTATCGAGCTCAATAGTGGGAATGGTCGATGCGGCAGGGAAGGATGTCCTGGTTGTGACGCCGGTCGCTCAAAAATGTGAATACCAAGATTATGAAAGATTGATTGCACTCATTCAATTAGTTCCTCCGGGCGCAGCCGTTAGCGCGGTGGTGACGCTTGCCAATGATGACGAAATTTATTCCGTACGGGTGTCGCAGCGAATCTTTGCATTTGAGACTTTGATTGAATCGCGTCTCGCCGCAGACTCAGGGGCACTGATCGTACAGGCTGCTAAATTACCCGACGATTTGGGACAACTTTCTTTCGCAAAATTAGCGGAAAAGAGACCTGATGATTTTGCTGTATTTGACGCCACTCTTGAGTATTATTTGGCGCGCGGAAACATAAAAAAAATAACGGCCACCGCCAACAATATTCTGAACCGGTTTCAAGACGCAAGCTTGTGTATGAAGGCACGAAACGCCTTGGCATTGGTAAAAGAGACCATGCCTTCGTGGCGACCTTGTGTCTCGCGTATCGAGCGGGGTCCAGAAACACGGAAAAAGGACGAATTTCAACCGAAAGTTGGTCATCTTCTGAGATATATAGATATTGAAAACAACGACACGACATCAGATCTGGGCTGGGATCTGGTAAGCATTCAGAAGACGCTGGACGGAAACTGGCCTTTTGTCGTTTTGCCATTAGGGTATCCTGAGAAAGGAGAGCAAGGGCTCCCTTGGGAGCGACGCGTTCATGAGAATATCGCGTGCTATTACCTTAATTGCCTGTCTGTAGAGCAACTTCAGCCGATTCCCGTGACTGCCCAGCTTAATTTTGCGGCGGTATTGGCTGCCGATATTTTTGCGAATGAGGGTGCTGAACTGATACATGTTCAAGAGGGCGAGCGTGGCTACGATTTGGCTTTAGTCGGATTGGCAATAGCAAGCGCAATGCGGATCCCGCTGGTGTACCAGAAGCTCGATGCTGGAGTGAATGCAACGAGTTTCTCTGCTCCGACTCATTCATTGAGCCAGGCCAGGACGAAGAGAGATCATCAGTGCATGCTCGATGCAGATGCCATCATCGTTACTTCCGAGGCGCAACGAAGCAGCCTGGCCGACATAGGCATTGCTGCTGAAAAAATGTTTGTTTGGCCGGATGATGGCTATGCAACGGCAGCTGATGATGATGCGGACGCACAGAATACAAAAATTGCAGACATGTGTCGGGTCGCCTACGCATACGCACAAAGTGCCTGTAGAAAAAAGTATGGATATTGA
- a CDS encoding Hint domain-containing protein, with product MATIDFTLLGASTQNYDQNQDPNDSVLDVSVGAGAIGTKTLNITNVDDLPGALTLNQTVALGLVTTQNVNIGENVDVVMGGLAGVNIGNTFNYNLSDNSSFTMSPAAINLGALNTVNIDMGDTGTSTFTFDSGGLTLDLSGFPNLTNISAGDQINVVGATSGEYVNGDLIFRDANGLTVGRFNADGLDPTQVVFNGGSMTYACFLKGTHIATPEGEKTVESLVAGDKVITASGGVATVKWLGHRTLYKNRIPAKDAVRAFPILIKKDAIADNVPHADLVVSPGHHLEFNGALVPAMMLVNGQTIVQQFDRRSFEYFHVELEQFDIILAEGVPAESYVDMGNRSMFQNADEVAMNPDFGPSEGRPNIEGIVIAREGAVVEAIRKQLLARAELLTGAQRTTDAALCVEVNGRIIQATPEFVKEGVYRFELPENAGDVRIVSRSSLVRDVTHLARRDIRRVGVGLSAIAFTDSNGRHDIDLMDSRISGMNQPQDVKGTAMRWTTGSAVIPAGVIQSAGKATLELTVLRTYTYWLETASEKAVKAA from the coding sequence ATGGCTACTATTGACTTTACACTCTTGGGTGCAAGCACTCAAAATTATGATCAAAATCAGGATCCCAACGATTCCGTACTGGACGTCAGCGTAGGCGCTGGTGCCATAGGTACTAAGACGCTGAATATTACCAACGTTGATGATTTGCCTGGTGCTTTGACGCTGAATCAAACTGTAGCGCTTGGATTGGTTACTACGCAAAATGTAAACATCGGCGAAAACGTTGATGTGGTCATGGGCGGTCTTGCTGGCGTTAACATTGGGAACACGTTTAACTACAATTTGAGCGATAATTCTTCGTTTACGATGTCTCCCGCAGCTATCAATCTTGGCGCGCTAAACACGGTCAATATAGACATGGGTGACACAGGTACGTCAACTTTTACGTTTGACTCAGGCGGTTTGACGTTGGATCTGTCGGGTTTCCCTAACCTTACTAATATTTCAGCTGGTGACCAGATTAACGTGGTTGGAGCAACCAGCGGTGAATACGTCAATGGTGATCTGATTTTCCGTGACGCAAACGGTCTTACCGTCGGTCGTTTCAATGCCGATGGTCTGGATCCAACTCAAGTCGTTTTCAATGGTGGTTCCATGACATATGCTTGCTTCCTCAAAGGCACGCACATTGCTACACCTGAAGGCGAAAAAACGGTTGAATCTCTGGTAGCCGGCGACAAAGTTATTACTGCCTCTGGCGGCGTTGCAACAGTCAAATGGCTGGGTCATCGCACACTGTACAAAAACCGTATTCCTGCCAAGGATGCCGTACGCGCATTCCCTATCCTGATCAAAAAAGACGCCATTGCAGACAATGTGCCTCACGCTGATCTGGTCGTGTCTCCTGGTCACCACCTGGAGTTCAACGGCGCGCTGGTTCCTGCAATGATGCTGGTCAATGGCCAGACAATTGTTCAGCAGTTTGATCGTCGCTCATTTGAGTATTTCCACGTTGAGCTGGAGCAGTTCGATATTATCCTGGCCGAAGGCGTGCCTGCAGAGTCTTACGTAGATATGGGTAACCGTTCTATGTTCCAGAATGCAGATGAAGTTGCCATGAATCCGGATTTTGGCCCATCAGAAGGCCGTCCGAACATCGAAGGCATCGTTATTGCACGTGAAGGCGCTGTTGTTGAAGCCATTCGCAAGCAGTTGCTGGCTCGTGCAGAGCTGCTGACAGGTGCCCAGCGCACTACAGACGCAGCCCTGTGCGTAGAAGTGAACGGTCGTATCATTCAGGCAACACCAGAGTTCGTCAAAGAAGGCGTATACCGCTTTGAACTGCCAGAAAACGCCGGTGACGTGCGTATCGTATCGCGCTCTTCACTGGTGCGTGACGTAACGCATCTGGCACGTCGTGACATCCGTCGCGTTGGTGTTGGCCTGTCAGCTATTGCCTTCACAGACAGCAATGGCCGTCACGATATTGATCTGATGGACAGCCGTATCAGCGGCATGAACCAGCCCCAGGACGTAAAAGGGACTGCCATGCGCTGGACAACGGGCTCTGCAGTAATTCCTGCTGGCGTTATTCAGTCAGCCGGTAAAGCTACACTGGAACTGACCGTGCTGCGTACGTACACGTACTGGCTCGAGACAGCATCAGAGAAAGCTGTTAAAGCTGCGTAA
- a CDS encoding FkbM family methyltransferase: protein MHSSGCGANIGNHTFYLAQVMGCQVIAFEANDELAHAMDITASEAGLEEKVTVYAFALGAKPGFAEFDHAIPENLGGQSLRTGTGRIKVRTLDSFGISAPVSAIKIDVEGMELEVLKGGKKVIESNLPMLYVESQTKESFIEISSYLNTLGYCYRNTFNATPTHLFIHKTKLNDDDHMALSALNRVEHEYDLLAANQRIKKDLVDCQMKYREICQLSSSLKSENERLQEQLQVNTAAADQTDIIRLQTELDQAKRKEASADQLIERLRDEIARERSEKEFQAQQLSQRSHAGSADIELRERLTAEVERLGAENRSQKALLDGQQALKSALEDSKKKREEMSFILENTQSEVAQLQAEKGKLLAVIKEKDEDAAELSTEKTAAVADRERQTACCD from the coding sequence ATGCACAGTAGTGGATGTGGGGCCAATATTGGGAACCACACGTTTTATCTTGCTCAGGTTATGGGGTGCCAGGTGATTGCCTTTGAGGCGAATGACGAATTGGCCCACGCCATGGATATTACGGCTAGTGAAGCTGGTTTGGAGGAAAAAGTAACTGTTTACGCTTTTGCTTTGGGCGCAAAGCCCGGCTTTGCAGAATTTGACCATGCCATTCCGGAAAATCTAGGCGGTCAGTCATTGCGAACAGGGACCGGCCGGATCAAGGTCAGAACGCTCGACTCTTTCGGCATTTCTGCTCCAGTTTCTGCAATCAAGATTGACGTTGAGGGAATGGAACTGGAAGTTTTGAAAGGTGGAAAAAAAGTCATCGAAAGCAATCTGCCAATGCTCTACGTAGAATCGCAGACAAAGGAAAGTTTCATAGAAATATCTTCTTATTTGAATACTTTAGGGTATTGCTATCGCAATACTTTCAACGCCACGCCTACTCACTTGTTTATCCATAAAACGAAATTGAACGATGACGACCACATGGCATTATCAGCGTTGAACCGCGTAGAACACGAGTATGATCTGCTGGCAGCCAACCAAAGGATAAAAAAAGACTTAGTTGATTGCCAAATGAAGTATCGAGAGATTTGTCAGTTAAGTAGCAGTTTGAAATCGGAGAACGAGCGCTTGCAAGAACAATTGCAAGTAAATACTGCGGCTGCGGATCAGACGGATATTATTCGTTTGCAAACGGAGCTGGATCAGGCAAAGCGCAAAGAAGCCAGTGCCGATCAACTGATTGAGCGTCTGAGAGATGAGATCGCCCGGGAGCGAAGCGAAAAAGAATTCCAGGCGCAGCAGCTGTCACAACGAAGTCACGCAGGCAGTGCCGATATTGAGTTGCGGGAGAGGTTGACTGCCGAAGTGGAGCGCCTGGGGGCAGAGAATCGCAGCCAAAAGGCGTTACTGGATGGTCAACAGGCGTTGAAGTCGGCTCTGGAAGACAGTAAAAAGAAAAGAGAGGAGATGTCCTTTATTCTGGAGAACACTCAGTCTGAGGTGGCTCAATTGCAGGCAGAGAAAGGCAAACTGCTTGCTGTGATCAAGGAAAAGGATGAGGATGCGGCCGAGTTGAGCACAGAAAAAACAGCAGCTGTTGCAGACAGAGAAAGACAAACTGCTTGTTGTGATTAA
- a CDS encoding mannose-1-phosphate guanylyltransferase/mannose-6-phosphate isomerase — MSLIIPVILAGGVGTRLWPLSREAYPKQFLTLAGEHSLLQQTWLRIAELADRPPIVVASEEHRFIVSEHLRQVNVTPSALLLEPCGRNTAPAVAVAALRAFEMGLDPLLLVLPSDHVIASTDQLIAAVKLAADAAEEGELVTFGVKPTHPETGYGYIKRRLGDGIQPVERFVEKPSFSVAQDYVNSGGYVWNSGMFLFKASAYLAELRKYRPDILVFCYEALKQSSVDLDFIRLNRELFEKIPAISVDYAVMEKTAKAVVLDIDAGWSDIGSWDSLWETSHPDANGNVNIGEVISKDCTNMLTLSESRLVATLGLDDLIVVDTVDALLVAHRNRAQDIKQIVADLKKCGHAEATNHRKVYRPWGTYELITKGPKFIVKKIVVKPGASLSMQMHQHRSEHWVVVVGTAQITKDDAVQVLNANESLYIPVGVRHRLANIGDCPLEVIEVQSGEYLEEDDIIRFDDDYGRVGDEV; from the coding sequence ATGAGTCTAATAATACCAGTGATATTGGCAGGCGGGGTTGGCACGAGATTATGGCCACTGTCCCGGGAAGCGTATCCTAAACAGTTCTTGACCCTGGCGGGTGAACATTCATTGTTGCAACAAACCTGGCTGCGTATTGCCGAGCTTGCTGATCGACCGCCAATCGTGGTTGCCAGCGAAGAACATCGTTTTATCGTCTCAGAACACCTGCGCCAGGTAAACGTAACGCCATCGGCCTTGTTATTGGAGCCCTGCGGTCGTAATACGGCGCCGGCCGTCGCAGTGGCTGCGCTACGGGCGTTTGAAATGGGTCTGGACCCGCTTTTGCTGGTTCTGCCTTCCGATCATGTGATCGCTTCAACAGACCAGCTTATTGCAGCCGTAAAGCTCGCAGCCGACGCTGCAGAGGAGGGCGAACTTGTTACGTTTGGAGTCAAGCCCACCCATCCGGAAACGGGTTATGGTTATATCAAGCGCCGACTTGGCGACGGTATTCAGCCGGTAGAGCGGTTTGTCGAAAAGCCCAGTTTTTCGGTTGCTCAGGACTATGTAAATAGCGGCGGATATGTCTGGAATAGCGGGATGTTTCTGTTCAAGGCCAGTGCCTATCTAGCGGAGTTAAGGAAATACCGCCCGGATATTCTGGTATTTTGTTATGAGGCGCTTAAGCAGTCCAGCGTAGATCTGGATTTTATAAGACTGAATCGCGAATTATTTGAAAAAATTCCCGCTATATCTGTCGATTACGCGGTCATGGAAAAAACGGCAAAAGCTGTGGTGCTGGATATTGATGCCGGATGGAGTGATATCGGTTCCTGGGATTCATTGTGGGAAACCTCGCATCCGGATGCCAATGGTAACGTAAACATTGGTGAAGTTATTTCCAAAGACTGCACAAACATGTTGACGTTGTCAGAATCGCGACTTGTGGCAACGCTTGGTCTGGATGATCTCATCGTTGTAGACACGGTCGATGCTTTACTGGTTGCGCATCGGAACAGAGCCCAGGACATAAAGCAGATTGTTGCGGATTTAAAAAAATGCGGACATGCCGAGGCAACGAACCACCGTAAGGTGTACCGTCCATGGGGAACATATGAGCTTATTACGAAGGGCCCGAAATTTATCGTAAAAAAAATCGTGGTCAAGCCAGGGGCCTCGCTCAGTATGCAGATGCATCAGCATCGTTCAGAGCATTGGGTTGTTGTCGTGGGCACGGCACAAATTACCAAGGATGATGCGGTGCAGGTGTTAAATGCGAACGAGAGCCTCTATATTCCGGTGGGTGTACGCCATCGCCTGGCAAATATCGGAGATTGCCCCCTGGAAGTCATTGAGGTCCAATCAGGAGAATATTTAGAAGAGGACGATATTATTCGATTTGACGACGACTATGGTCGAGTGGGTGACGAAGTGTAA
- a CDS encoding heparinase II/III domain-containing protein, which produces MHWLSFISYIIAAITKENAELYLNKIACVIESWFAYAKKENKDHEFVWHDQGTALRLEQVLMFLAFAHNEFPEWFKEHIVPKWDFWNEFLNSHGTQLADDGFYSRHTNHGLEQVRVLLLLGYALNADQWLKTANQRLEDELTYSFGEDGVHVENSPAYHVFVFKIFIKILGKYPAEVLGDSLRNKFTDIASRALIFLANILRPDGKLPILGDTEELPITDGFRQMFGRTEAYEYLQYSLSAGVRGKPFPKRAMCFKDAGWVVIRNFWPEARNYRFGLHLIFKAGSVSSYHRQEDDGSLVLMFGNEDWLIDSGMYNYNKTDPIRKYMRSRAAHNVMQLRKAELSDTWKKLERKWNLTEIVANEDAGEKVYHAELDVYKNVYMKREVHSAGTRVKVVDTFKSLAPDCHLAACLWHIPLDKKIEILSDKLLRVVSKSGRSMIMAIKSDRPFQIRTYSGSGSRIWESFVSRKFNHKENSQVIVVDAGEVSSWELETSIHFSRS; this is translated from the coding sequence TTGCATTGGCTCTCGTTTATAAGCTATATAATCGCTGCTATAACTAAAGAAAATGCCGAGCTTTATCTAAACAAAATTGCATGCGTCATTGAATCTTGGTTTGCTTATGCAAAGAAAGAAAATAAGGACCACGAGTTTGTGTGGCACGATCAAGGTACGGCGCTGCGATTGGAACAAGTATTGATGTTCCTTGCGTTTGCACACAACGAATTTCCCGAATGGTTCAAGGAGCACATTGTCCCGAAGTGGGATTTTTGGAATGAATTTCTAAACAGCCACGGAACTCAATTAGCAGATGATGGGTTTTATTCACGGCATACGAATCATGGTCTAGAGCAAGTACGGGTGCTGCTGCTGTTAGGATACGCATTGAATGCAGATCAATGGCTCAAGACGGCTAACCAACGACTGGAAGATGAATTGACCTATTCTTTTGGTGAGGATGGCGTTCATGTCGAGAACAGCCCGGCGTACCACGTCTTCGTGTTCAAAATTTTTATCAAGATACTTGGCAAGTACCCTGCGGAGGTCTTGGGGGACAGTTTGAGGAACAAGTTTACAGATATAGCTAGCCGAGCGCTAATTTTCTTGGCCAACATACTACGGCCCGATGGAAAATTACCCATATTGGGAGATACAGAAGAATTGCCAATAACAGATGGTTTTCGTCAAATGTTCGGTCGTACGGAAGCCTACGAATATCTTCAATATTCTTTAAGCGCTGGTGTGCGGGGTAAGCCGTTTCCCAAACGTGCAATGTGCTTTAAGGACGCGGGTTGGGTCGTTATCAGAAATTTTTGGCCTGAAGCGCGGAACTATAGGTTTGGACTCCATCTTATATTTAAGGCTGGGAGTGTTAGCTCGTACCATCGGCAGGAGGATGATGGAAGCTTGGTGCTGATGTTCGGAAACGAGGACTGGTTAATTGATTCTGGAATGTATAACTATAATAAGACCGACCCTATTCGCAAATATATGCGTAGTCGTGCAGCTCATAACGTTATGCAACTCAGAAAGGCCGAGCTTAGCGACACTTGGAAGAAACTAGAGAGGAAGTGGAACTTAACAGAAATTGTAGCCAATGAAGACGCTGGCGAAAAAGTTTATCATGCTGAGCTTGATGTGTATAAAAACGTGTACATGAAACGAGAGGTTCATTCTGCAGGTACTCGAGTAAAAGTTGTAGATACATTTAAGTCACTTGCACCGGATTGCCACCTCGCTGCTTGCCTTTGGCATATTCCCTTAGATAAAAAAATTGAAATCTTGAGTGATAAATTACTGAGGGTTGTGTCTAAATCTGGCCGATCCATGATAATGGCTATAAAGTCAGATCGCCCATTTCAAATTCGCACATATAGCGGCAGTGGTAGTAGAATTTGGGAGAGTTTCGTATCCAGAAAATTCAATCATAAGGAAAATAGCCAGGTCATTGTAGTGGACGCTGGGGAAGTGAGTTCTTGGGAGTTAGAGACCAGCATCCATTTTTCTCGATCGTAA
- a CDS encoding heparinase II/III domain-containing protein produces MQRAIRRHAARLASDGIYIENSNHGLMVDQALMDLSLQVPEFDRDLALYKKGADRFRKQILGIFDNAGFTKEHSISYQWYNAIVCQRIIDDHPSLIDEQSLELFEQQIAFRTLVLMEASKESDGCYLALGESSYEFPERHRLKLESLLNEEQKRILSLIRHNQVLRLFIPQAGFYFDKNDCYHFSLTIGRHSTVHKQDDDGSFTYSIKNRRVLIDPGYSAVKANVIYKSDKQHNTAALIDESGTVASFVASAESAASVQEFSDRICYTFVLKGIKGQLQRVITIRNDCFFEVEDSVLESSLLEKDWALEQRFCLAPDIEVSEVAPSFLMFKGQDNIPFMFCRLPQETSWSLVNDGIMAHDESPKLFKRLVVVSKDRSEPARVAFRPISADVTHGWIVREPDKKYPLGESILDSEKNAMCFYRVGQNIEKLTFGALFAEPPKANHIIGSDVNVTTTKDDVLLISPGTMCPKLLNILSDEIGQLQRNENFKVRGNAFVKEGGLCLGTFKQVKFSIGIWIHSQIGHGNGACIGSRL; encoded by the coding sequence ATGCAACGAGCAATCCGGCGTCATGCTGCCCGACTTGCCTCTGATGGTATTTATATTGAAAATAGCAATCATGGTTTAATGGTTGATCAGGCGCTCATGGATCTATCTTTACAAGTGCCTGAATTTGATAGAGATTTAGCGCTTTATAAAAAAGGAGCAGACCGCTTCCGAAAGCAAATATTGGGAATATTTGATAATGCGGGTTTTACCAAAGAGCATTCGATCAGTTATCAATGGTATAACGCCATTGTTTGCCAGCGAATTATTGATGACCACCCCTCTCTAATTGACGAGCAAAGTTTAGAATTATTTGAACAGCAAATTGCCTTTAGAACTTTGGTTTTAATGGAAGCCAGTAAGGAGTCTGATGGCTGCTATCTCGCCTTGGGTGAGTCGTCCTATGAGTTTCCGGAGCGCCATCGCTTAAAACTGGAAAGTCTTTTGAACGAAGAGCAAAAGCGAATCTTATCCTTGATAAGACATAATCAGGTATTAAGACTTTTTATTCCACAAGCAGGGTTTTATTTTGATAAAAACGATTGCTATCACTTTTCTTTGACGATTGGTCGACATTCAACGGTACATAAACAAGACGACGATGGGTCATTCACTTATTCTATAAAAAATAGACGAGTACTCATTGATCCTGGCTATTCTGCAGTCAAAGCTAATGTAATCTATAAATCCGACAAGCAACACAATACTGCCGCACTTATTGACGAATCAGGCACTGTAGCGTCTTTCGTTGCCTCTGCTGAAAGCGCTGCAAGCGTACAAGAATTCAGTGATAGGATCTGTTATACCTTTGTATTAAAGGGTATAAAGGGCCAATTACAGCGGGTAATCACAATAAGAAATGATTGCTTTTTTGAGGTTGAAGATAGCGTCTTAGAAAGTTCGCTTTTAGAAAAAGATTGGGCTTTGGAGCAGAGGTTTTGCTTGGCACCCGATATAGAAGTTAGCGAGGTTGCCCCATCGTTTCTAATGTTTAAAGGGCAAGACAATATCCCATTTATGTTTTGTCGATTGCCCCAAGAAACAAGTTGGTCGCTTGTGAACGATGGAATCATGGCTCATGATGAATCACCTAAATTATTCAAGCGGCTGGTCGTTGTTTCTAAGGATCGCTCGGAGCCGGCTCGGGTTGCCTTCAGGCCAATATCCGCTGATGTAACTCACGGTTGGATAGTTCGGGAGCCAGATAAAAAATACCCATTGGGAGAATCTATTCTCGATAGCGAAAAAAATGCGATGTGCTTTTATAGAGTAGGACAGAATATTGAAAAATTAACTTTCGGCGCGCTCTTTGCAGAACCACCCAAAGCAAACCATATTATCGGATCAGATGTGAATGTAACGACAACTAAAGATGATGTTTTGCTGATTTCTCCTGGCACAATGTGTCCTAAATTATTAAACATATTAAGCGATGAAATTGGTCAGCTGCAGCGGAATGAAAATTTTAAGGTCCGAGGTAATGCGTTTGTTAAAGAAGGGGGCTTATGTCTTGGTACATTTAAGCAAGTCAAATTTTCGATTGGAATATGGATCCATTCACAAATCGGACATGGAAATGGCGCTTGCATTGGCTCTCGTTTATAA
- a CDS encoding glycosyltransferase encodes MQSPAELFINAVCEQAKSSPGLPYVLTFAPLAQINPFQRLLYCRASQAGYAVVPTVQFTDLASINWKGRSVIHLHWLASVLAGSETQVETQERVVAFEQEMLRWRRGGHKILWTLHNVLPHNTHFPEAEIALRRVLVENSDAIHILSEQSVEEARKYYAVPDDKIFFVPHPSYEGWYANVGDKAAARLDLGLEPDEFAFVQFGALQPYKGVLQLVDAFRSLKQRYPLRRFRLVVAGNPVDKQYVGQILDAIAYEPEIRLIQSAMQEKEIQTLFNAADVLVAPYVKTLNSGVSLLAATFKKPLVAPNVAGVAQTFADDSHLLYSGGDGDNLLDALDRSLTYRIDDSVFEKILETYRPNRISSLFFETVTQRLFASKTDVEQAGQYV; translated from the coding sequence GTGCAGAGCCCTGCCGAGCTATTTATTAATGCGGTTTGCGAACAGGCGAAATCCTCACCTGGCCTCCCTTATGTCCTGACTTTTGCCCCGCTGGCTCAGATCAATCCTTTTCAGCGTCTGTTGTACTGCCGCGCCTCCCAAGCGGGCTACGCAGTTGTGCCAACGGTACAGTTTACCGATCTGGCCAGCATAAACTGGAAGGGACGTTCCGTAATTCACTTGCATTGGCTGGCATCTGTACTCGCGGGTAGTGAGACTCAAGTTGAAACGCAAGAGCGCGTGGTAGCATTCGAGCAGGAGATGCTCCGTTGGCGGCGCGGAGGTCACAAGATTCTTTGGACGCTCCATAATGTTTTGCCTCATAACACTCATTTTCCTGAAGCGGAAATAGCCTTGCGCCGGGTGCTGGTAGAAAACTCCGATGCGATACATATTCTTTCAGAACAGTCTGTAGAGGAAGCACGTAAGTATTACGCTGTGCCGGATGATAAGATTTTTTTCGTTCCCCATCCCTCTTATGAAGGTTGGTATGCCAATGTGGGCGACAAGGCGGCAGCCCGCCTGGACTTAGGATTGGAACCAGACGAATTCGCGTTCGTTCAGTTTGGTGCTCTGCAGCCATACAAAGGAGTGCTGCAACTGGTCGATGCATTTCGGTCGTTAAAGCAGCGTTATCCGTTGCGGCGTTTTCGTTTAGTCGTTGCTGGCAATCCCGTGGACAAACAGTATGTCGGTCAAATACTGGATGCGATTGCATACGAGCCCGAGATCCGTCTCATTCAGAGTGCAATGCAGGAAAAAGAGATACAGACTCTTTTCAACGCCGCTGATGTATTGGTTGCTCCGTACGTAAAGACGCTCAATTCTGGCGTATCCTTGCTGGCAGCAACTTTCAAAAAACCTCTGGTTGCACCCAACGTCGCCGGGGTCGCTCAGACTTTTGCTGATGATAGCCATTTGCTATATTCAGGAGGCGATGGAGACAATTTGCTTGATGCATTGGACCGGTCGCTGACCTACCGTATCGATGACAGTGTTTTTGAAAAAATCTTGGAAACTTACCGGCCGAATCGAATTTCCAGCCTTTTTTTTGAGACTGTAACGCAGCGATTGTTTGCTTCTAAGACTGATGTGGAACAGGCGGGCCAATATGTCTGA